In a single window of the Macrobrachium rosenbergii isolate ZJJX-2024 chromosome 35, ASM4041242v1, whole genome shotgun sequence genome:
- the Tdh gene encoding L-threonine 3-dehydrogenase, mitochondrial, translating into MRPKIISSFLQSALGRCSNWKGHVGSLACSVGRVGTTGHPLRHCHTINGDPPRILITGGLGQLGTGLAKLLRSKYGVENVILSDIVKPSKEVVSQGPYVFANILDFKCLQEIVVTYRIDWLIHFSALLSAIGEQNVPLAIRVNIEGLHNIMELSKQYNLRVFVPSTIGAFGPTSPRNPTPNLTIQRPRTIYGVSKVHGELLGEYYNHRFGLDFRCLRFPGVISSDTQPGGGTTDYAVQIFHDAIQGRHFECYLRPNSRLPMMYIDDCLRALWEMLVAPEEQLRCRTYNVTAMSFCPEEIVTAVRNHFPNLQVSYRPDSRQDIADTWPEVFDDSEARNDWGWHHSYDLEAMCNIMFDNLRRQHNMT; encoded by the exons ATGAG GCCCAAAATAATCTCCAGTTTCCTCCAGTCCGCTCTGGGAAGATGCTCAAATTGGAAAGGTCATGTCGGCAGCCTGGCTTGCAGTGTGGGAAGAGTTGGCACCACTGGTCATCCCTTGCGGCACTGCCATACAATCAACGGAGACCCCCCAAGAATTCTCATTACGG GAGGCCTCGGTCAGCTGGGCACAGGACTGGCCAAGCTGCTCCGGTCGAAGTACGGAGTCGAGAACGTCATCTTGTCCGACATCGTGAAGCCTTCGAAGGAAGTCGTGAGCCAAG GACCATACGTCTTCGCGAACATCCTGGACTTCAAATGCCTGCAGGAGATTGTGGTCACCTACAGAATAGACTGGCTGATACATTTCTCCGCACTGCTGTCAGCCATCGGTGAACAAAACGTACCTCTCGCTATCAG GGTGAATATTGAAGGTCTCCACAACATCATGGAACTGAGTAAACAGTACAACCTCCGCGTCTTCGTCCCCTCCACGATTGGCGCCTTCGGACCAACCTCCCCGAGGAACCCCACGCCCAACCTCACAATCCAGAGGCCCAGGACCATCTACGGCGTGTCTAAG GTCCACGGGGAACTCCTGGGAGAATACTACAATCACAGGTTCGGCTTGGATTTCCGCTGCCTGCGATTTCCAGGCGTCATATCTTCGGACACCCAGCCGGGAGGAGGAacgacag ATTATGCTGTACAGATCTTCCACGATGCCATCCAGGGAAGGCACTTTGAGTGCTATCTCAGGCCTAACTCTCGACTGCCTATGATGTACATCGACGATTGCCTAAG AGCCCTGTGGGAGATGCTGGTTGCCCCAGAGGAACAACTGAGGTGTCGAACCTACAACGTGACAGCCATGAGCTTCTGCCCAGAGGAGATTGTGACGGCTGTCAGGAACCACTTCCCAAATCTTCAGGTTTCGTACAGACCTGATTCTAGACAGGACATTG CCGACACATGGCCGGAAGTCTTCGACGACAGCGAAGCTCGCAATGACTGGGGATGGCACCATTCCTACGACCTGGAAGCCATGTGCAACATCATGTTTGATAACCTCAGACGCCAACACAACATGACTTAA
- the LOC136856306 gene encoding presequence protease, mitochondrial: MTISRLFRGIGALVSRRIVTSSRTKEPVPWVVGAASEAVKAKFPVGVTVSGFRVKEVQDISELYLTAVRLEHVATGADYLHIARDDPTNTFCVGFRTTPMDSTGVPHILEHTVLCGSKRYPCSDPFMKMLNRSLSTFMNAMTGSDFTIYPFSTQHPVDFRNLMSVYLDAVFHPNLTELDFLQEGWRLEHEDVNNRSSPLVFKGVVFNEMKGVFADSQQLFSQKLQNGILPSHTYGVVYGGDPLCIPELTWDHLKHFHAHHYHPSNARFYTYGDMPLEDHLSFIDDNYLSKFTRIDPSTTVPEEPGWSEPREAHINCGKDPMASPDAQNSIAVSYKLINVVDNFENFVLEILGQLLMSGPNAPFYESLLEPQLGSSFSPSSGYDGHTRNTTFTVGLQGVKDADLGTVKSAIEDTFKRLAETGFPRERVEAILHSIELSVKHEKSSFGLGLAMNLAPIWNLDSDPVDALQINRNITQFRKCLESNPTFLQEKIKKYFLNNTHKYTLTMSPTSDYELNLQNKENELLAKQVTSLTEEDRARIWELGQTLRQKQEAKQDISCLPTLHVSDISRKIAPTLVTDVSVSGVPVQACDQPTNGITYFNAVLDAQHVPERLQPLVPVLCGVLTRMGAGHFDFRSFDQEVELKTGGLNVNTVITPHPVESNKYEQGIQVSSHCLNHKLNDMFDLWALIFNEVKLDDLQRFGTLVKMIATNQANSLVFHGHRYAMTASAATTNPVSALTEKWSGLTCLSYMKELSEMEDLGPVLEQLKELAGLLLSRECMRVAINSTPEYHDGALKNFEGFLSKLDGTPRGTSPFTCVSSEFTPHTSRNHQIFPFPINFASKSYAGVCYAHPDAGPLRLLARLMFKFLHKEIREKGGAYGGGANSTAGAAYSFYSYRDPNSTKTLATFDAAVEWVLSGGFNETDVSEAKLGVFQSVDAPVSPGSKGSRRFLSHISDELFADHRRSILDAQPQDLIRVARTYLRDASIEGGCLIGPKNEDLENDPFWSTVSN, translated from the exons ATGACTATTTCGAGGCTATTTAGAGGAATAGGCGCCCTGGTTAGTCGCCGAATAGTCACCAGCTCGAGGACGAAGGAACCGGTCCCATGGGTAGTCGGGGCTGCTA GTGAAGCGGTAAAAGCCAAGTTTCCAGTTGGAGTGACTGTCTCCGGATTCAGGGTGAAGGAGGTGCAAGACATATCGGAACTCTACCTCACGGCCGTCCGCCTCGAGCACGTTGCCACGGGAGCCGACTACCTGCACATAGCTCGCGACGACCCGACAAACACCTTCTGCGTGGGGTTCAGGACGACGCCAATGGACTCCACGGGCGTTCCCCACATCCTCGAGCACACCGTTTTGTGTGGGAGCAAGAGGTACCCCTGCAGCGACCCTTTCATGAAGATGCTGAACAGGTCGCTGTCAACTTTCATGAACGCCATGACCGGCAGCGACTTCACTATTTACCCCTTCTCCACCCAACACCCGGTGGACTTCAGAAATCTGATGTCCGTCTACCTGGACGCCGTTTTCCACCCGAACCTCACCGAGCTGGACTTCCTGCAGGAGGGCTGGAGGTTGGAACACGAAGATGTGAACAATAGGTCCTCCCCACTGGTGTTCAAGGGCGTTGTGTTCAACGAGATGAAGGGGGTCTTTGCCGACTCACAGCAGCTCTTTTCGCAGAAGCTTCAGAACGGCATATTGCCCTCTCATACATATGGCGTCGTCTACGGTGGGGACCCCTTGTGCATCCCGGAATTAACGTGGGATCATCTCAAACACTTCCACGCTCACCACTACCACCCGAGCAACGCACGGTTCTACACCTACGGGGACATGCCCCTGGAAGACCATCTGTCCTTCATAGACGACAATTACCTGAGCAAGTTCACTAGAATCGATCCGAGCACCACGGTGCCCGAAGAGCCGGGCTGGTCAGAACCCAGGGAGGCGCACATCAACTGCGGCAAAGACCCGATGGCGTCGCCTGACGCACAGAACTCCATAGCGGTGTCGTACAAGTTGATAAACGTCGTCGATAACTTCGAGAACTTCGTCTTAGAGATCCTCGGGCAGTTGCTGATGAGTGGCCCCAACGCCCCCTTTTACGAGTCGCTCCTGGAGCCGCAGTTAGGCTCCagtttctctccttcctctggcTATGATGGACACACCAGAAACACGACATTCACCGTCGGTCTGCAGGGCGTGAAGGATGCCGATTTAGGTACAGTCAAGTCGGCAATTGAAGACACTTTTAAGAGGCTGGCAGAGACAGGTTTTCCCAGAGAGAGGGTCGAAGCTATCCTACACAGCATTGAGTTGAGCGTCAAGCACGAGAAGTCAAGCTTTGGTCTTGGGCTGGCCATGAATCTGGCACCAATCTGGAATCTGGACAGCGATCCAGTAGACGCCCTGCAGATCAACAGAAATATTACGCAGTTCAGGAAATGTTTGGAAAGCAACCCAACTTTCcttcaagagaaaataaagaagtacTTCCTGAATAACACTCATAAGTACACACTCACGATGTCGCCCACGAGCGACTACGAGCTGAACTTGCAGAACAAGGAAAACGAACTGCTTGCGAAACAAGTCACTTCTCTGACCGAAGAGGACAGGGCAAGGATATGGGAGCTTGGACAGACCTTGAGGCAGAAACAGGAAGCCAAGCAAGACATCTCCTGTCTCCCGACGTTGCACGTCTCCGACATAAGCCGCAAGATCGCCCCGACGCTGGTGACGGATGTCAGCGTCAGCGGCGTCCCCGTTCAGGCGTGCGACCAGCCGACGAATGGCATCACGTACTTCAACGCCGTTCTCGACGCGCAGCACGTTCCCGAACGCCTTCAGCCGCTGGTGCCTGTTTTGTGTGGCGTGCTGACGCGCATGGGGGCCGGGCACTTCGACTTCCGTTCGTTCGACCAGGAGGTGGAGCTGAAAACTGGGGGCTTGAATGTGAATACCGTCATCACCCCGCATCCCGTCGAAAGCAACAAGTACGAACAAGGAATCCAGGTGTCGTCCCACTGCCTAAACCACAAGTTAAATGACATGTTTGACCTCTGGGCCCTGATCTTCAACGAGGTGAAGCTCGACGACCTCCAGAGATTTGGCACGCTGGTGAAGATGATAGCGACGAACCAAGCCAACAGTCTGGTTTTCCACGGTCACCGGTATGCCATGACTGCGTCCGCCGCCACAACAAACCCGGTTTCAGCTCTGACCGAGAAATGGTCTGGCTTGACGTGTCTGTCGTACATGAAAGAGCTGAGTGAAATGGAGGACCTGGGCCCCGTTCTAGAGCAGCTCAAAGAGCTAGCCGGGCTGCTCTTGTCCCGGGAATGCATGAGGGTCGCCATCAACTCGACTCCTGAATACCACGATGGAGCGCTGAAAAACTTCGAGGGGTTCTTAAGTAAGCTGGACGGAACTCCAAGAGGGACGTCGCCTTTCACCTGTGTGTCGTCAGAGTTCACTCCTCACACCTCTAGAAACCACCAGATATTCCCCTTCCCGATCAACTTTGCCTCGAAGTCGTACGCTGGGGTTTGTTACGCACACCCTGATGCCGGCCCCCTCAGGCTGCTGGCTCGTCTCATGTTCAAGTTCCTTCACAAGGAGATCAGAGAGAAAGGGGGCGCTTACGGCGGCGGGGCTAACTCGACGGCCGGCGCAGCTTACTCCTTCTACAGCTACAGGGATCCAAACTCCACGAAGACGCTGGCGACATTCGATGCCGCCGTGGAGTGGGTGCTTTCGGGAGGCTTCAACGAGACGGACGTCTCGGAGGCAAAGTTGGGCGTCTTCCAGTCGGTCGACGCTCCCGTCTCCCCGGGCTCCAAAGGAAGTAGACGCTTCTTGTCCCACATCTCAGACGAACTGTTCGCTGACCACCGGAGGTCGATCTTGGATGCCCAGCCTCAAGACCTGATAAGAGTTGCGAGGACCTACCTGCGCGACGCCTCAATCGAAGGGGGCTGCTTGATCGGACCGAAGAATGAAGACCTTGAAAACGACCCCTTCTGGAGCACCGTCAGTAACTGA
- the LOC136856307 gene encoding endonuclease III-like protein 1 — translation MINRTTWAFVSLIWPKMTEKSQYFGHFSPLKTRAKRKGAAPNGDTPNNGVKVEIKEEIKDEKVDARPLEDVTPSQKIASRRRIQIKYEDDAQKSKGVSAGHEMSTGQSPQWDALQSNGTAILSELKSEDIKPGQPGWEPPRWREVLENIREMRSAHDAPVDNMGAEKCSDRDCSPEVYRFQVLISLMLSSQTKDQVTHAAMTKLREHGLTVQNILDTSDDVLGQLIYPVGFWKKKVVYIKKTCEILKEKYACDIPPTVEEMCKLPGVGPKMAHLCMDIGWGKLTGIGVDTHVHRISNRLGWTGKPTKTPEDTRKALESWMPQEIWSETNLLMVGFGQQICLPVGPQCDACLNVSLCPFGRVPGNRGSPRKQPSSKSPGRSGLGKSLDVESEPS, via the exons ATGATTAACCGGACCACGTGGGCGTTCGTCTCCCTCATTTGGCCGAAAATGACCGAAAAAAGCCAATATTTCGGCCATTTCTCGCCCCTAAAGACCCGGGCCAAGAGGAAGGGGGCGGCACCGAACGGGGACACCCCAAATAACGGAGTGAAAGTCGAAATTAAGGAAGAAATAAAGGATGAGAAG GTGGACGCACGGCCACTGGAGGACGTCACGCCATCCCAGAAAATTGCTTCCAGAAGGAGAATCCAGATTAAATACGAAGACGACGCGCAGAAGTCAAAAGGAGTTTCCGCTGGCCACGAAATGTCCACCGGCCAGTCACCCCAGTGGGACGCGTTGCAGAGCAACGGAACGGCAATTTTAAGC gaacttAAGTCCGAGGACATAAAACCAGGCCAACCGGGATGGGAACCTCCTCGCTGGCGAGAGGTCTTGGAAAATATCCGTGAGATGAGATCGGCTCACGACGCCCCTGTAGACAACATGGGGGCGGAAAAGTGCTCGGACAGGGACTGCAGCCCTGAG GTATACAGATTCCAAGTCCTCATTTCTCTCATGTTGAGCAGCCAAACTAAAGATCAGGTGACGCACGCAGCCATGACTAAGCTCAGAGAGCACGGCTTAACTGTGCAGAACATCTTGGACACAAGCGACGATGTCCTTGGCCAGCTTATATATCCTGTTGGGTTTTGGAAG AAAAAGGTTGTGTATATCAAGAAAACGTGCGAAATCCTGAAGGAGAAATACGCCTGCGACATTCCCCCGACGGTCGAGGAAATGTGCAAGCTACCGGGAGTGGGTCCCAAAATGGCGCATCTGTGCATGGACATCGGGTGGGGGAAACTGACAGGCATTG GTGTGGACACCCACGTCCACCGCATCAGCAACCGCCTAGGCTGGACGGGGAAACCTACCAAGACCCCAGAGGACACCAGGAAAGCTCTGGAGTCCTGGATGCCGCAAGAAATCTGGAGCGAGACGAATCTCCTGATGGTCGGGTTCGGACAGCAGATCTGCCTTCCTGTGGGGCCCCAGTGCGACGCTTGCCTCAACGTCTCCCTGTGTCCTTTCGGAAGGGTGCCCGGGAATCGGGGGTCGCCCAGGAAGCAGCCCTCTTCCAAATCGCCGGGCAGGAGCGGTCTGGGGAAGAGCTTAGACGTTGAAAGTGAACCGTCTTAG